The proteins below come from a single Triticum aestivum cultivar Chinese Spring chromosome 5D, IWGSC CS RefSeq v2.1, whole genome shotgun sequence genomic window:
- the LOC123122569 gene encoding zealexin A1 synthase has product MPSMDGWLSLCFIALCTPLALWCLKLAGGKRKPQKYKLPPGPWTLPVIGSLHHLASGVPHRKITELCRRFGPLMLLRLGEVPAVVVSSAEAAALVMKTNDPVFADRPSSATVDIAGCGGRGIIFAPYGDHWRQMRKVCIMELLGSTQVNRMEGIRAEETGNLLRSITASAGAATINVTQKVMALSNDVVTRAVFGGRFEQQDEYLGELHKAFELLGAFCLVDLFPSSRLVRWLTNDERRMKRSYGRTQRIITKAIEGRKATRAAGVGASDTYDEDLLDVLLRLQLEDSLEFPLTTETIGAVLFDVFAGATETIGSVLSWAMSELMHNPDTMAKTQREIREVLGEDRAVITNSDLAELHYMRMIIKEVLRLHPPGPLVHRMSREDCTIMGYDIPKGTDVYINIFAISRDPRHWNKPEEFRPERFDNNNVNYKGAYFEFIPFGSGRRQCPGIHFSSSVTEMVLTNFLYHFDWMLPDGHNLASLDMSEKFGLAVTKSHDLKLRAIPHMLSKAMSSK; this is encoded by the exons ATGCCTAGCATGGATGGGTGGCTGAGCTTGTGTTTCATAGCACTATGCACACCACTCGCCCTCTGGTGTCTCAAGCTCGCCGGCGGCAAGAGAAAGCCACAGAAGTACAAGCTGCCCCCTGGGCCATGGACTCTCCCGGTCATCGGCAGCCTACACCACCTCGCCAGCGGCGTTCCGCACCGGAAGATCACGGAGCTGTGTCGCCGTTTCGGGCCGCTGATGCTCCTCAGGCTAGGGGAGGTCCCCGCCGTGGTGGTCTCCAGCGCCGAGGCAGCGGCGCTGGTGATGAAGACCAACGACCCCGTGTTCGCGGACCGGCCGAGCAGCGCCACGGTGGACATCGCCGGCTGCGGCGGCAGGGGCATCATCTTCGCCCCCTACGGCGACCACTGGCGCCAGATGCGCAAGGTGTGCATCATGGAGCTCCTCGGCTCCACGCAGGTGAACCGCATGGAGGGCATCAGGGCCGAGGAGACGGGCAACCTCCTCCGCTCCATcaccgcctccgccggcgccgccaccaTCAACGTCACACAGAAGGTGATGGCGCTCAGCAACGACGTCGTGACGAGAGCGGTATTCGGCGGCAGGTTCGAGCAGCAGGATGAGTACCTCGGTGAGTTGCACAAGGCGTTTGAGCTGCTGGGTGCCTTCTGCCTCGTCGACCTCTTTCCGTCGTCCAGGTTGGTCAGGTGGCTGACCAACGACGAGCGCCGCATGAAAAGAAGCTACGGCCGCACCCAGCGTATCATCACCAAAGCCATCGAGGGACGCAAGGCCACCAGAGCTGCCGGCGTCGGCGCTTCAGACACGTACGACGAGGACCTCCTAGACGTGCTGCTCAGGCTGCAGCTGGAGGACTCGTTAGAGTTTCCTCTAACCACAGAGACAATAGGCGCCGTCTTGTTT GATGTATTTGCAGGTGCTACGGAGACAATAGGATCCGTTTTGTCATGGGCCATGTCAGAGCTTATGCACAATCCTGACACTATGGCTAAAACACAACGAGAAATACGCGAGGTGTTAGGCGAAGACCGAGCTGTTATTACTAATAGCGACCTTGCTGAACTCCACTATATGCGAATGATCATCAAGGAGGTCCTTAGGTTGCATCCGCCTGGTCCTCTAGTCCACCGCATGTCCAGAGAGGATTGTACAATTATGGGTTATGATATCCCTAAAGGCACCGATGTGTACATTAATATCTTTGCAATTTCTCGAGATCCTAGACACTGGAACAAACCTGAAGAGTTTAGACCAGAGAGGTTTGATAACAACAATGTGAACTACAAGGGGGCATACTTTGAGTTCATTCCCTTTGGGAGTGGGAGAAGACAATGCCCGGGAATTCATTTCAGCTCATCGGTCACTGAGATGGTATTAACAAACTTTCTATATCACTTTGACTGGATGCTTCCTGATGGACATAACCTTGCATCACTTGACATGTCTGAGAAATTCGGGCTGGCAGTAACCAAAAGCCATGACCTTAAACTTAGAGCTATTCCACACATGTTGTCCAAAGCTATGTCATCGAAGTGA
- the LOC123120872 gene encoding cytosolic sulfotransferase 8-like: MGHGQKGRRKFDTMCDRLLFSDVDAHDENSGDKIVKRRKPVNTNRHETIAKKMVGCITVYSSATQIQQSRSCKAIPFARNHLPYNIISSVGRSPRPIPTRLHCSSISLSIFAVLSAADCSLSPRRGPNGHAAAEHYGKRRDIPALPLETRWPPFALRRSSGYWLSERFLPALAAFNDHFEPAPGATDVLLATCPKSGTTWLNALAFATAHRAAHPPSSPHPLLRRNPHGCVMFLDAIFLRYEEMLRDPAGNVRKLAQFLGCPFTSAEEDAGVVEAVVELCSLQRLKNLEVNRNGAPALVVPNDAFFRKGVAGDWRKHMTPEMAARLDAIVEDALRGTGFSFAHSSQAAEHHGTGAGAP; encoded by the exons ATGGGGCACGGGCAGAAAGGAAGGAGAAAGTTCGACACCATGTGTGATAGACTACTGTTT AGTGATGTGGACGCCCACGATGAAAATTCTGGAGATAAAATAGTGAAGAGAAGGAAACCTGTAAATACAAACAGACATGAAACAATTGCAAAGAAGATG GTTGGCTGCATAACCGTGTACAGCAGCGCAACCCAAATACAGCAATCCCGTTCCTGCAAAGCAATTCCATTTGCGCGCAACCACCTACCGTACAATATCATATCTTCGGTCGGTCGATCGCCACGTCCAATCCCGACCAGACTCCACTGTAGTAGTATATCATTATCGATCTTCGCCGTGCTATCAGCCGCCGACTGTTCCCTGTCACCTCGCCGAGGTCCCAATGGACATGCAGCTGCAGAGCACTACGGCAAAAGAAGAGACATCCCGGCGCTGCCGCTCGAGACACGCTGGCCGCCGTTCGCGCTCCGCCGGTCCAGCGGGTACTGGCTGTCCGAGCGGTTCCTGCCGGCGCTCGCCGCCTTCAACGACCACTTCGAGCCGGCCCCCGGCGCCACGGACGTGCTCCTGGCCACCTGCCCCAAGTCCGGCACAACGTGGCTCAACGCCCTCGCCTTCGCCACCGCGCACCGCGCCGCCCATCCGCCTTCGTCGCCCCACCCCCTTCTGCGCCGCAACCCGCACGGTTGTGTCATGTTCCTCGACGCCATTTTC cTGAGGTACGAGGAGATGCTGCGCGACCCTGCCGGGAACGTCCGAAAGCTGGCGCAGTTCCTCGGGTGCCCGTTCACATCGGCGGAGGAGGACGCCGGCGTGGTCGAAGCGGTGGTGGAGCTGTGCAGCCTGCAGAGGCTCAAGAACCTCGAGGTGAACAGGAACGGCGCGCCGGCGCTGGTCGTGCCCAACGACGCCTTCTTCCGGAAGGGTGTCGCAGGCGACTGGCGCAAGCACATGACGCCGGAGATGGCGGCGAGGCTGGACGCCATCGTCGAGGACGCCCTGCGTGGCACGGGGTTTTCGTTTGCCCACTCCAGCCAGGCGGCGGAGCACCACGGGACCGGCGCCGGAGCACCATAG